The genomic window CAGCGAAAGATTCGCGTTTACAGTGGTATTTTCGTAATTCTCAACAAGCTTTTTTCTTAAAGCGTCAACATCTTGACCGCGCTCTTTTGCTTTTTGCAAATCCTTGCGATGAATAATGTTCACAGCTCCTTGAGCACCCAAAACCGCTATCTGGCTGGTAGGCCAAGCGTAGTTAAAGTCTGCGCCCATAGACTTTGAGCCCATTACAATGTACGCTCCACCAAAAGCCTTGCGTAAAATCACGGTAACAAGCGGAACTTGCGCGTTTGCGTACGCATAAATCACTTTTGCACCTCTGCGAATAATGCCCGCGTGCTCCTGATCCGACCCTGGCTTGTATCCAGGAGTGTCTACAAGAGTTACAACAGGAAGATTAAACGCGTCGCACAATCGCACAAATCGCGCTACTTTTTCGGAAGAATTAACGTCTAGAATTCCAGCATTGACTTTAGGCTGATTTGCCACTATTCCAACAGGATGACCTTCTATGCAAGCAAAACCAACTACTGCGGATGCCGCGTAAAGCTCTTGAACTTGCACAAATTCGCCATAATCTACGATTGCGCGAATAACGTCTAAAACATCGTACGGCTGGCGATCATTGCTTGGAACAATAGTCGCAAGCTGCTTAGCGGTTTCTCTGTCTGCGCGCGTGGCAGCGTATGCGAATGTTGGCGGATTTTGATTGCAATTTTGCGGCAAATAAGCCAAGATTGTGCGCGCATAGTCAATGGCGTCCGCCTCGTCTTCGCCCAAATAGTGAGCAACGCCCGAAGTGGAGTTATGCACATATCCACCGCCTAAATCGTCCATGCTAATTGACTCGCCTGTGGCAGCCTTAACAACATCTGGACCAGTTACAAACATGTTGGAATGTTCGCGAGTCATGATTATAAAATCCGTAAGAGCAGGGCAATAAACTGCGCCACCAGCGCAAGGTCCAAGAATTAGTGAGATTTGCGGAATTAAACCGCTTGCTTCACAAGTTTTTTTGAAGATTCTGCCATATTGCGTAAGCGCGTTAACGCCTTCTTGAATGCGAGCGCCACCCGAGTCGATTAGGGCAACAACTGGAACTCCAAGCTGCAACGCCATGTCTAGAAGATGGCATATTTTCTGTCCTTCAGCGCGTCCAAGCGTGCCGCCACGAACGGAAAAATCCTGCGCATAAACTGCCACTTTTTTGCCGTATACTTCGCCAAAGCCCGTGATTACAGCGCATCCTGCAATATCGTTATTTATGTCTCCACCGTTAAAGCGGCCGATTTCTTCAAACGTTCCCGTATCAAAAAGCAAATCCAAACGCTCTCTTGCTGTGGATTTTCCCTTTGCATGCTGGCGCTCTAAAGCATTCTGCTCGGCGTCTCTAGCAAGGCGAGCCGCGTGTTCTACGGCTGATTTTCCACGCTGAGGCTGCGTAGGCTGCGCATTTTGCATAGTTTTTGCGTCTTTATTAACATCTTTTTTATTAACATCTTTTGCAACTTGTGCAGTATCTTTAGTAAGCGCACTCATTTTGCACTACCGCCTTTAGTCACGTCAATTGTTACAAGCTTTTCGCCTGCTTCTACACCATCTCCAGGCCCTACAAAAATGCCAGTAACTACGCCAGCTGCAGGTGCATAAACGTAGTTTTCCATTTTCATAGATTCAAGAACAGCAAGTAAATCGCCTTTTGCTACGTTCTGACCTTCCGCAACGTTTACGCGTGTAATCACAGCTTGCATTGGAGCAGAAATCACTCCAGGAGCATCCTTTGGAGTTTCCGACTTGTGAGTATCTCCTCTTAATCCTCGTCCTCTAAGCGGCTGCGATGCGCGAACTGTGCTTCTAACTCGCGCAGAGCCAGTAAGATTGTCTACAATATCTTGCGGAATCGTAAGTTTTACGCGCTTATTGTCTACTTCTATTACAAAAGACTCCATTTTAGTTGTCTTATTTTGCGCGTCTTCACCAGACTTATTGGAATCCAAAGAAGCAGGCTGTCCGCCATTTGCCGCTGCAGCAGTGCGGTTCAAATACTTGTGTTCAAGCCATTTTGTAGAAATATCAAAATCGTGATCTTGCGCTGTAAAATCAGGATCGTTAAAAATTTGCTCAAAAAGCTTAGCAGGAGTGGGCACTCCCTCAATGCAAAGCTCCTTAAGCGCGCGTCTTACGCGAGCAATCGCCGCATCGCGATTTTGAGCCGTAACAATAAGCTTGCCCATCATGGAGTCGAATTTTGGAGACACGCTATCTCCAACTTCTACTCCAGAATCCACACGGATTCCAGGTCCAGATGGCCACTCGATTTTTGTTAGTGTGCCTGCGCTAGGCGTAAGATTCGTTGCTGGGTCTTCCGAAGTGATTCTAAGCTCAAAACTATGCCCGCGCGAAGGGTGATTTTGCGTAAGCTCACCGCCGTCGGCAATCGTAAGCTGTTCGCGCACAAGATCTAGTCCGCTAACTTCCTCACTAACTGTGTGCTCAACTTGCAATCGTGGGTTCACTTCCAAGAAGTAAACCTTGTGTTGAGATGTCACCATATATTCACACGTGCCCAAACCAACGTAGTCAACAGCTTCAAATAGGTTACGAGAATATCGGTGAAGCTGCGCGTTCTCGTCATCGGTAAGGAATGGCGCTGGTGCTTCCTCAACCAACTTTTGGTTTCGGCGCTGCACCGAGCAGTCGCGCGTGGAATATATGGTGAAGTTTCCATGCGAATCGCGGCCAACTTGTGTTTCCACATGGCGCGCCTTGTCTATAAAACGCTCAATAAAGTACTCGTCAAGGTCGCCGCCTTGCAAAGCGTCGTGGTTCATGTAGAATCCGCGAAGCTCGTCATCGTTGTGCACAACGGTTATTCCGCGACCGCCGCCGCCATCCGTGCGCTTCATCATAACCGGGTAGCCGTGTGTTTGCGCAAAAGTCAACAATTCTCGAATGTCTTTTACAGGCTCCGATATGCCTGGTACGGGCGGCACTTTAGCGCGAGTTGCCACGCGCCGAGCGGTTATCTTATCCCCTAAATCAATAAGAGCTTCTGGCTTCGGGCCAATCCACACAGCGCCAGCATCAATCACCTTTTGCGCAAAACTCGCTACTTCCGATAAAAATCCGTAGCCTGGGTGTACAGCATCCGCTCCGCTTTTATGCAAAATGTCTATAATCGCGTCTTCGTTTAAATAGGTGTCTCTGTACGTGTCTCCAGAAAGCGCGTAGGCTTCGCTTGCCATCTCTACATACTGTGCTTGGCGGTCGGATGCCGCATAAATAGCTACAGTTTGTATTCCCATTTCTTGAGCAGTGCGAATCACTCTAAGCGCGATTTCGCCGCGATTTGCAACAAGTATTTTTTTGATATTCGTAACCATACGTTACAAGTTATAGGAAATTTGGCTTATAGTATCCGTGAATTTGAACAAAACATTATGCGATTTTTTGTAAACTTCTCCAACGCGCAGCTGGTGATTTTTGTCTAATCTTTGATTCAGCAACGAAAAACAATACGAAAGAAGGATATCGTGGCTAATTTTGAATCTAACTCTGGTGCAAACTCTAGCGCAAACTCTAGCGCAGTTGCATCTAAGGCTTTTGGCGTTAATCGTTTGGCTGTTCCATTTGCTAAGGCGTTTTTGTTTACTGTTCTTATTAGCGCTGCAACTATGGCTGGCGCATTGCCTATTCCTGGAACTCCTGTTCCTGTAACTTTGCAAACTTTGGTTTTGGCTTTGGCTGGTCTTACTTTGACTTGGCGCCAAGCCGTTAGCTCTGTGCTTATGTACCTTGCGATTGGTGCTGCTGGAATGCCAGTGTTTGCAGGCGGAAAGAGTGGCGTTGTGGCTTTTGCAGGTCCTAGCGTTGGATTCCTTGTTGGATTCGTGTTCGGTGTGGCTGTGATTGCGCTCGTAAAGTCTGCGCTCGAAGGCGTTGTTAATGCCGCTATGCCAGAGGATTCTGTTGCTAAGAAATTTGCACGATTTGGCGCGTATTTTGCCGCATCTGTTGTTGGTTCTCTTGTGATTTACGCATTTGGTTTTGTAGGCCAATCGCTTATGATGCACTTGCCTGTTTGGGCAATCGCCGTTGCTTCTACTGGCTTTATTGTTGGCGATATTATTAAGGCTGCAATCGCTAGCGCTGCTTGCGCAGGATTGTATGGCGCGTTTAAACGCAATCACAATGCGTGATTAATTGCGATAAATCGCGTAATGCGTAATGCGCTAATCGTGATGCGTTATGCGTGACTAATCGTAATGCGCAATTAATCGCAAGCGTAACGCGCTAACTATT from Gardnerella vaginalis ATCC 14018 = JCM 11026 includes these protein-coding regions:
- a CDS encoding ATP-binding protein; amino-acid sequence: MVTNIKKILVANRGEIALRVIRTAQEMGIQTVAIYAASDRQAQYVEMASEAYALSGDTYRDTYLNEDAIIDILHKSGADAVHPGYGFLSEVASFAQKVIDAGAVWIGPKPEALIDLGDKITARRVATRAKVPPVPGISEPVKDIRELLTFAQTHGYPVMMKRTDGGGGRGITVVHNDDELRGFYMNHDALQGGDLDEYFIERFIDKARHVETQVGRDSHGNFTIYSTRDCSVQRRNQKLVEEAPAPFLTDDENAQLHRYSRNLFEAVDYVGLGTCEYMVTSQHKVYFLEVNPRLQVEHTVSEEVSGLDLVREQLTIADGGELTQNHPSRGHSFELRITSEDPATNLTPSAGTLTKIEWPSGPGIRVDSGVEVGDSVSPKFDSMMGKLIVTAQNRDAAIARVRRALKELCIEGVPTPAKLFEQIFNDPDFTAQDHDFDISTKWLEHKYLNRTAAAANGGQPASLDSNKSGEDAQNKTTKMESFVIEVDNKRVKLTIPQDIVDNLTGSARVRSTVRASQPLRGRGLRGDTHKSETPKDAPGVISAPMQAVITRVNVAEGQNVAKGDLLAVLESMKMENYVYAPAAGVVTGIFVGPGDGVEAGEKLVTIDVTKGGSAK
- a CDS encoding biotin transporter BioY, translating into MANFESNSGANSSANSSAVASKAFGVNRLAVPFAKAFLFTVLISAATMAGALPIPGTPVPVTLQTLVLALAGLTLTWRQAVSSVLMYLAIGAAGMPVFAGGKSGVVAFAGPSVGFLVGFVFGVAVIALVKSALEGVVNAAMPEDSVAKKFARFGAYFAASVVGSLVIYAFGFVGQSLMMHLPVWAIAVASTGFIVGDIIKAAIASAACAGLYGAFKRNHNA
- a CDS encoding acyl-CoA carboxylase subunit beta, with the translated sequence MSALTKDTAQVAKDVNKKDVNKDAKTMQNAQPTQPQRGKSAVEHAARLARDAEQNALERQHAKGKSTARERLDLLFDTGTFEEIGRFNGGDINNDIAGCAVITGFGEVYGKKVAVYAQDFSVRGGTLGRAEGQKICHLLDMALQLGVPVVALIDSGGARIQEGVNALTQYGRIFKKTCEASGLIPQISLILGPCAGGAVYCPALTDFIIMTREHSNMFVTGPDVVKAATGESISMDDLGGGYVHNSTSGVAHYLGEDEADAIDYARTILAYLPQNCNQNPPTFAYAATRADRETAKQLATIVPSNDRQPYDVLDVIRAIVDYGEFVQVQELYAASAVVGFACIEGHPVGIVANQPKVNAGILDVNSSEKVARFVRLCDAFNLPVVTLVDTPGYKPGSDQEHAGIIRRGAKVIYAYANAQVPLVTVILRKAFGGAYIVMGSKSMGADFNYAWPTSQIAVLGAQGAVNIIHRKDLQKAKERGQDVDALRKKLVENYENTTVNANLSLETGQIDAMIDPEQTRDVIANSLKILRSKKRVSRTGKHHGNQPM